The genomic stretch AACAAAATTTACAAATATAAAAACAGTTTCTTAAACCAAACAAACACATATCTTTATTTAATTATCCCCTATACAAAGATTTAAAATTGAGTACAGAAACAATAAGACATTTTTTAAATTActcatgaaaaaataaatatcaaaattgaaCATATGTACCATGCTAAGTAGCCCCTTACCCTCATTAAAGGGACCATCAATTTTTAAATCAATGCTCAGCAATCAGGAAAAACATAATTTTCAATTAGATTGCTTCAAATTGAGTATATTTACCACTGGTTTGAACCCGACACAGTGTCCAATTTATTGGCAAAACAGGATAAAAAAACGTTTTGACATATAGATCAACAAAATTACTGTACCCTGGTGGGAAACTGATTTGTGGCAATCCAACTAAAGAAATACAAACATGGAAAAGCATAGTGTAAATAcaggttttttttaaaacaaagcccacCAAATTGTGGCCAGTGGCCACAATGTCAATGATTTTTACTTATCCTGAATCACAACTATGGCTCCATCAGCCATACTCTAGGTTTGCTAATCTTGGATAGCGGCGCAGCGCCTGACCCCCAAAATACTATAGCGGCATAGCGGATAGCGGGATGACCGTTATTGTGAGCTTTAAAAACCAAGGTAAATACTTTATGTGAATAcataaatacttaaaaataagtttcAACAACATTCATATTGCCTTAAAAACATATcattaaaaatcaaatcaaattccaacagCACCACAATATAAGTTTCCATCAAAATCAAATCATTAATGTGTTCAAAATGACTATACCAAATTATAAACATAAACAAAATGACTAAATCACATCTATCTCTTCCACCGCATTaatatcatcttgctcatcactTGATTCAATTTCAAACTCTCCTTCTTCCACCTCCAACTCCTCATCTCCATTAGACACTAATGTAGCAAGTCTTATGTCTAGTAACTCTTGTTGGTTCATTAGCCCAGTGGCATTACCAACAACTTCCCAATTCAAACCCTCTTCTCCCAAAACCAAATAGATGAGAAATTAGCAAAACATGGGAGAAATAGATGTTAATGGATGAGAaagtgaagaaaaagatgaataggTTAACCGGAATGTGGAAGAATGGATGAAAAAGATACACCGCTTGCTGATTTTTAGGCTGAGAAGAATGTGGAAGAAAATATTTGCGAAGAGAGAGAACTGCAAATTAGATCCATCGCTTACTGATTTGAGTGAAGAGAGAATTGATAATGACCTAGAGCACTGGAAATGACCTAGAGTGTCGCTAGGAGCTTTTATATTAgtcaaataaaagggaaaaaatatcaatttgccttaaaaaaaattcaaacttagAATATTGCCCCGTCTTCACAATAACGGTCGGTAAACTGCTGCAGAACCGCTATAGCGCTGCTATTGCGCCGTCACGACATCACAAATAGCGGAAGGTATTTCCGCTATCGCGGATAGCAGTTAGCAGCCCAAAAGTGTGGCGCTGAGGTCCCGTTCTACTGTGCTATAGCACGCTATAGACAACCTAGGCCATACTTACACACAATTTAACGGGCAACAGCAAAGACCACAATACCATTTAAAAACACCATGTTAATCATTAAAAACAAGTGAAAACAAAATGCATCCAAAGTTTGAGATCTCATATCAAGTTGGAAATGACAGACAAGCATAAAAATGAAATTTCTATACAAGCATAAAAAATAATACCATTTAACAACAGGACATATCAATTTAAAACCAATTGCGAAATCAACATACAACAAAAGTTAATAGAGAGATTGAGCTACACCCTACCCCAAACACGCCAAAATCAATTTCAAGTACTCAAAATAACATGATCCAATTCAATCAAACAGATCTAAGCAAATTAATCGCTATGGAAAAACGGAATGATACCTGAATCAGTGATGAGATTCAGCATGCTCCTTGTGAGCGAGATGGCGACGCTCGTTGGGAAGAGCGACGAGGTACGAGAAGATCATCCCGCCGTAAAGGACATGAAGAAGAGGCTGAATCGAATCTGTTTCGATGTACTTTTCGCTGTAGTTGTCCAAGCCTCGCTTGACGGAGGTCTTGAGGTAAGCGAAGGAGAACATCGGTTTGACGTGTTCAGGGATCTCGGTCACCTTCTTTCCCCTGATCTCGTTGTAGAATCGTCTCAACGCCATTGTTGATGTTAGCTTGATAGACGCAGCAAACCCTAGATTGTTTTCACGCTATCTTTCTCAGAGGACACGGCTGGTtagaaaatgaaaatgatttttcttttgggGAAATTTATATTAACGTCCACAATGGCACCCACCCGTCCGGTTTTTTCTATTATATGGGGTGAAAATGTAAACTaaattttcttctttatttttttttttttttcatccaATTTGGGGTGTATGGGTATATGGGGTTGGaatgaaaaattttaaataaaataaccaaaCAATTGGAGCGGGATCTTTATTTCGTTCCGCTCCCCTCCGTTATGTTCCATTCCGCTCAGCTCTATTatgttccatcaatccaaacacaactttaggctatgtttgagagtttggagaggagaggaggggaggggagaggaaggcttccgaaaataaattttttaaaaaatataaaaaaatatcaaatatattttgaaaaaaagattttgtttagaatgataaaagagttattatctctacaaaatttataattttcaaaatagtataacaacctaaaagatatatttggaaaatttatgtaagtcctCCAAAACCattcttcaatacaattttttagtttctcattttatggggtttttggtgttatgaataaaataaaaccttccaaaaccctcctacccaaaatctttttattcttttcaatcaattcttactattttccaaaGCTCTCCCTTCCCTtctcctccaaactcgcaaacaaagcctaagAGATTTAAGAACCTTTGGATGGAACACCCGGATATTGAAAAGGTTATTGAAGATAGTTGGAAAGACAGCTACAACAACGAAACTCCTGACAAACTTAATATACTCTGGATAAGCTGTGGCATTGGGGCCAAAAGGAATTTGGCAACCCTCCTGAGTTATTTTTTTCTCCCCGATTTAGAGGATTCGGAGGGGAGGTGCtccattttaattataattatattgatatatttacccttattataattataattaaattttttaatttatatttttatattattgtgaTATTTTTGTTTCTAATAATTTTGTTAGAATTTATTGTAttcgataatttttttaaaactatatatTATGACCGTtatgtttttataaatttttttgatgTTATCGAATTGAATACTTATATTTCGTCAatgaatttgtatttaaattaataaataataaatatcgtGAATCTTATGGTAAAATTAtaaggttaaaaataaaaattagtttcaATATACCTCTCCTCCTCTTGTGAATCAAacatatttgtaaataaaattcatcccctccccccccccccccccccttcatATTTTgaagcaaacatatatataattaaaatttcttCCCTCCCTTaccctcacctcccctcccctctcctccccacgattgaaccaaacggacccttacTCTTAAGAGTTTTACATTCATAATAATTAATAGGGATGTTCAAAATCAAATCGGcccaataaaaaatttataaccaagtcaaattaaatcaaaaatcgtATTTAGTTCGAATGTGTTTGGATCATTTTCTAACAAAACTGCATGATTTGATTTAGTTTGCGGTTTATATTTTACAAActgaatcaaaccaaaccaaaccacattATATTACAAAATCTTATAAGGAGTCAGGTGGGATTCATCCAGCTGGCGTGTCTTGAACAATCGAGAGTACATTATATCCACTGAGCTTCCTTCGTCGACGAGAATGCGGCGAACGTCAAAATTGGTCATTCTCGCTCGAATCAGTAAGGGTATGTTGGCATTGGGTGAATCCCCGAGTAGCTCATCGAGATAAAAAGTAATTGGCCCAGACCTTCCTCTGACCCTGCTAAGAGTGGGACCCAAGTCGGAGTTGGCGGCGATGAGTT from Vicia villosa cultivar HV-30 ecotype Madison, WI linkage group LG4, Vvil1.0, whole genome shotgun sequence encodes the following:
- the LOC131595093 gene encoding uncharacterized protein LOC131595093 gives rise to the protein MALRRFYNEIRGKKVTEIPEHVKPMFSFAYLKTSVKRGLDNYSEKYIETDSIQPLLHVLYGGMIFSYLVALPNERRHLAHKEHAESHH